A window of the Chitinophagales bacterium genome harbors these coding sequences:
- a CDS encoding CoA transferase: MKLFENLKVVEFASVLAGPLVGSFFAELGAEVIKIENSKTEGDVTRKWKLPSEDSLSSFSAYYASANYGKSSIFLDLTHESDYQIVCDMVKSADIVLVNFKPGDAVKLKLDFSTLLALNPTIIYAELTGFGSEDARSAFDVVLQAETGYMSMNGEKDSKPLKMPLAFIDILAAHQLKEGILCALIQRQQTMVGRKVSVSLYDAAISSLANQASNYLMTHSIPKRMGSEHPNIAPYGDLLQTADGAWFVLAIGTDRQFMDFCTVLNLSNLHNSDKFKTNSARVIHRQELIILISASLIHKNAEELEGMLKSKNIPYGRVLNMDEVFDNKQAQRLIIEDEIDGMKARRVKTVVFNLD; the protein is encoded by the coding sequence CAGGACCTCTGGTAGGGAGTTTTTTCGCAGAGTTAGGTGCTGAAGTTATCAAAATTGAAAATAGTAAAACAGAAGGAGATGTTACACGAAAATGGAAGCTTCCTTCTGAGGACAGTTTGAGTTCATTTTCGGCATACTATGCATCTGCGAACTACGGTAAGTCATCAATTTTTCTAGATTTAACCCATGAATCAGATTATCAAATAGTCTGTGATATGGTAAAGTCTGCAGATATAGTCTTAGTAAATTTCAAACCCGGTGATGCCGTCAAGTTAAAACTAGACTTTTCGACTCTATTAGCCTTAAATCCAACTATTATTTATGCTGAATTGACAGGATTTGGTTCAGAGGACGCAAGATCTGCTTTTGATGTAGTCTTACAAGCAGAAACAGGCTATATGTCTATGAATGGAGAGAAGGATTCGAAGCCATTGAAAATGCCTTTAGCCTTTATTGATATTTTGGCTGCACATCAGTTAAAAGAAGGTATTCTTTGTGCTCTCATTCAAAGACAACAGACAATGGTCGGTCGTAAAGTTTCAGTTTCCCTCTATGATGCTGCTATTTCTAGTTTGGCTAATCAGGCCTCGAATTATTTAATGACTCATTCTATACCGAAGAGAATGGGATCTGAACACCCTAATATAGCCCCCTACGGAGATTTATTGCAAACTGCGGATGGTGCTTGGTTCGTATTAGCCATTGGTACAGACCGTCAGTTTATGGATTTTTGTACCGTTTTGAATCTTTCAAATCTACACAACTCCGATAAATTTAAAACAAATTCAGCTAGAGTTATCCATAGACAAGAACTTATAATTTTGATTAGTGCTAGCCTTATTCATAAAAATGCAGAAGAATTAGAAGGAATGCTGAAATCTAAAAATATTCCCTATGGCAGAGTATTGAATATGGATGAGGTATTTGATAATAAGCAAGCACAGAGGCTAATAATTGAAGATGAGATTGATGGGATGAAAGCTAGAAGAGTAAAGACTGTTGTTTTTAATTTAGACTGA
- a CDS encoding YdiU family protein — protein sequence MKLNIDHSFIKSLPADSETSAKSRMVVGAAFSFVNPIKPSQPKMIHYSDDLARACGLSMEDMQSHQSLMILSGSEIYPETKPFAMCYGGHQFGHWAGQLGDGRAINLFEHIHNQKRYSLQLKGAGSTPYSRNADGFAVLRSSIREYLCSEAMHHLGIPTTRALSLISSGDLVWRDIMYNGNPKQEKGAIVCRVAPSFLRFGNFEIFASRKDFQNLKRLTDYTIQYFYPHLTTAEPKKYLDFFREVCQRTLNLILEWQRVGFVHGVMNTDNMSILGLTIDYGPYGWLEDYNPDWTPNTTDKEGRRYRFGNQSNIALWNLVQLANSLYPLIEDIPALEEILDNYHNQWEDRYPLMLANKLGFETVDSSKKKLITELEKVLKLAETDYTILYRQLGYVAKDMEVDEVIHLLSPSFYSLETMEQQVKTEWQQWIQKYIHEIKLDKRRDEERKEFMCKINPKYVLRNYMAQLAIESAEKEDYSVIDELFTLMKNPYSEQPANEKWYAKRPDWARDKVGCSMLSCSS from the coding sequence ATGAAACTAAATATAGACCATAGCTTTATAAAATCTCTACCTGCAGATAGCGAGACCTCAGCTAAATCAAGGATGGTAGTAGGTGCCGCCTTTTCATTTGTAAATCCTATCAAACCTAGTCAGCCGAAAATGATTCATTACTCGGATGATTTAGCTAGAGCATGCGGACTAAGTATGGAAGATATGCAAAGTCACCAGAGCTTAATGATTCTCTCCGGTTCAGAAATCTATCCTGAAACCAAACCATTTGCTATGTGTTATGGTGGTCATCAATTTGGTCATTGGGCTGGGCAGCTAGGTGATGGACGAGCCATCAATTTATTCGAACATATTCATAACCAAAAAAGATATAGCCTTCAGCTAAAAGGAGCAGGATCTACCCCTTACTCTAGGAATGCGGATGGTTTTGCTGTCTTGCGTTCGTCTATTCGTGAATATTTATGCAGCGAGGCTATGCATCATTTAGGCATTCCCACGACTAGAGCTTTGTCACTTATAAGCTCGGGAGACTTAGTATGGCGAGATATTATGTACAATGGAAATCCGAAGCAAGAAAAAGGAGCTATAGTCTGTCGTGTAGCGCCTAGCTTTCTGCGATTCGGTAATTTTGAAATCTTTGCCAGCAGAAAAGATTTTCAGAATCTGAAACGATTAACTGATTATACCATCCAATATTTCTATCCTCACCTTACCACCGCAGAACCTAAAAAATATTTAGACTTTTTTCGGGAGGTCTGTCAAAGAACTTTGAACCTCATTCTAGAATGGCAACGAGTAGGATTTGTGCATGGTGTCATGAATACAGATAATATGTCCATACTGGGTCTCACGATTGATTATGGACCCTATGGGTGGTTAGAGGATTATAACCCTGACTGGACGCCCAATACCACTGATAAAGAAGGCCGGCGCTATCGATTCGGAAATCAGTCTAATATCGCTCTTTGGAATTTGGTTCAATTAGCGAATTCGCTCTATCCTTTGATAGAAGATATTCCTGCATTGGAGGAGATTCTAGATAACTATCATAACCAATGGGAAGATCGGTATCCATTGATGTTAGCAAATAAATTAGGATTTGAAACGGTGGATAGTTCAAAAAAAAAACTAATTACAGAGTTGGAAAAGGTTCTCAAGTTGGCAGAAACAGATTATACGATTCTTTATCGACAATTGGGATATGTAGCTAAAGACATGGAGGTAGATGAAGTTATTCACCTCTTATCGCCATCTTTTTATTCGCTTGAGACTATGGAACAACAAGTAAAGACAGAATGGCAACAATGGATTCAAAAGTACATCCATGAAATAAAATTAGATAAGCGCCGCGACGAAGAACGCAAAGAGTTTATGTGTAAAATCAATCCAAAATATGTATTGAGAAACTATATGGCACAGCTAGCTATAGAATCAGCAGAGAAAGAAGATTATAGTGTAATCGATGAACTATTTACATTAATGAAAAATCCCTATAGTGAACAGCCTGCAAACGAAAAGTGGTATGCTAAAAGACCTGACTGGGCTAGGGATAAGGTAGGATGTTCTATGCTGAGTTGTAGCTCGTAA
- the lipB gene encoding lipoyl(octanoyl) transferase LipB, translating into MIVNDWGLIDYHIAESQQIDLFEKKLEAKAQKKSSENYLNILEHNPVYTLGKNADEKNILPIARTSGASFHHISRGGDVTFHGPGQLVVYPIIDLQDFKMGVRAYVTALENIGIELCASYGIEAKASEEEGVWIDLGTTKARKIMAIGIKVSRYITMHGIAFNVNTDLNYFSFIIPCGIPDKGVTSLQRELGKEVDMQEFKDRYVEVFKKYFNRVR; encoded by the coding sequence ATGATTGTAAATGACTGGGGCTTGATAGACTACCATATTGCAGAATCGCAGCAGATAGACTTGTTTGAAAAAAAACTGGAAGCCAAAGCGCAAAAAAAATCTTCAGAAAACTATTTAAACATCCTTGAGCACAATCCTGTTTATACCTTAGGTAAGAATGCTGATGAGAAAAATATACTACCAATAGCTAGAACCAGTGGGGCTAGTTTTCATCATATCAGTAGGGGTGGAGATGTGACTTTTCACGGACCAGGTCAATTGGTAGTATATCCTATAATAGATTTACAAGACTTTAAAATGGGTGTTCGTGCCTATGTGACTGCACTAGAGAATATAGGAATAGAACTCTGTGCTTCTTATGGAATAGAAGCCAAAGCGTCTGAAGAGGAAGGGGTTTGGATAGATTTAGGAACGACTAAAGCTAGAAAAATTATGGCTATTGGTATCAAAGTCAGCCGCTATATTACCATGCATGGTATAGCCTTTAATGTCAATACAGATTTGAATTATTTCAGTTTTATCATTCCCTGTGGTATACCTGATAAAGGGGTAACAAGTCTTCAAAGAGAGCTAGGAAAGGAAGTGGACATGCAGGAGTTTAAGGATAGGTATGTAGAGGTTTTTAAGAAGTATTTCAATAGAGTAAGGTGA
- a CDS encoding UbiA family prenyltransferase produces the protein MLDFFKAIRLPNVILVALAQMLILGQCDCFNFENILLVILTSLWIMWGNIDNDIKDLELDSNFKNKPNNEFIQWLNKKSRALLLEQNLLVLSISISLFISIKAVLLTILAWSCLKFYNLYFKKMPLIGNLVIAFLCMASLHVFHFDKTMDLNIVSILIFSSTLLRELVKDKEDEKADKACGYKTIAIICEPFVFKTILFCLGIFTSYLAYLYLHNYHFIFIGYLIMQLWQMYYIYFEKWNRASLLIKLQIMLGVIMIGFI, from the coding sequence GTGTTAGATTTTTTTAAAGCTATTCGATTACCTAACGTAATACTAGTAGCACTGGCTCAGATGCTCATTCTAGGTCAATGCGATTGCTTTAATTTCGAGAACATCCTATTAGTTATATTGACTAGTTTATGGATTATGTGGGGGAATATAGACAATGACATCAAAGACTTAGAGCTAGATTCCAACTTTAAAAATAAGCCGAATAATGAATTTATTCAATGGTTGAATAAAAAATCTAGAGCGCTTTTACTTGAACAAAATCTATTAGTTCTGAGTATAAGTATCAGTCTATTTATAAGTATCAAAGCGGTTCTTTTAACTATTCTAGCATGGAGTTGTTTGAAGTTTTACAATTTATATTTCAAAAAAATGCCATTGATTGGGAATCTTGTCATAGCCTTTCTCTGCATGGCTTCACTTCATGTTTTTCATTTTGATAAGACTATGGATTTAAATATTGTTTCAATATTAATATTTAGCTCTACCTTGCTACGAGAGCTTGTTAAGGACAAAGAAGATGAAAAAGCAGATAAGGCATGTGGATATAAAACCATAGCGATAATATGTGAACCTTTCGTTTTTAAAACAATCCTATTTTGTCTGGGTATATTCACCAGCTATCTCGCCTATTTATATCTTCATAATTATCATTTCATTTTCATTGGATATCTCATCATGCAGCTTTGGCAGATGTATTATATCTATTTTGAAAAATGGAATAGAGCGAGTCTGCTGATAAAATTGCAAATAATGTTAGGCGTAATCATGATAGGTTTTATTTGA
- a CDS encoding ATP-binding cassette domain-containing protein produces MLVTQNLKFEYTPQVKFNFPDITCSQGDSIVISGNSGTGKTTLLHILGGLSKPNSGSVKLNDTEISALIGSSLDKFRGKNISIIFQKMHFISSINALENILLAQWLTTGIKDKNIVLELLERLNIVDQRNKDISQLSQGQKQRLAIARALINKPSLILADEPTSSLDNKNAEIVERLLKESATSLNAALVIVTHDMRMKEHSQNLIELI; encoded by the coding sequence ATGTTAGTTACTCAAAATTTAAAATTTGAATATACCCCTCAGGTAAAATTCAATTTCCCAGATATCACTTGCTCCCAAGGAGATTCCATAGTTATCAGTGGAAATTCGGGAACTGGAAAAACCACCCTATTGCATATTCTAGGTGGATTGTCAAAACCAAACAGTGGTAGTGTGAAATTAAATGACACAGAGATTAGTGCATTAATAGGCTCTAGTTTAGATAAATTTCGTGGAAAGAATATCAGTATCATTTTCCAAAAAATGCATTTCATATCTTCTATCAATGCTTTGGAAAATATTCTTCTGGCTCAATGGTTGACTACAGGTATAAAAGATAAAAATATTGTTCTGGAGCTATTAGAAAGACTGAATATAGTAGACCAGAGAAACAAGGATATAAGTCAACTAAGTCAGGGTCAGAAACAACGTTTAGCGATTGCCAGAGCTTTAATAAATAAACCGAGTTTAATTTTAGCAGATGAGCCCACCTCTAGTTTAGACAATAAAAATGCAGAGATTGTAGAACGACTTTTAAAAGAATCAGCTACCTCTTTGAATGCGGCCTTAGTGATTGTCACACACGACATGCGTATGAAGGAACATTCTCAAAACTTAATTGAATTGATATGA
- a CDS encoding amidohydrolase: MLRSMIKIDSHTHIIPETLPQWTQKFGYGNFIHLDHYKAGYARMMQGDKFFREIKSNCWAAEERIRDYEKYQTQLQVVCTIPVLFGYHAQPRHGLEISEYLNDHIADLVTKYPKNYIGLATLPMQDADLAILELERCKQLGFKGIQIGSNINDKNLSEEEFFPIFQACERLDMAIMVHPWNMMGKGQMDKYWLPWLVAMPAETTRAACSMIFSGLLEKLPKLRVMFSHAGGAFIFTLGRIEHGFYCRPDLVAIDNNVPPSNYLGKFWVDSITHDADALRYIISKVGTDKICLGSDYPFPLGDLEIGKFITEMGLSDMDVENIFQNSIVDWLKLDLSLYK; the protein is encoded by the coding sequence ATGTTGCGTTCTATGATAAAAATTGATTCTCATACCCATATTATTCCAGAGACCCTTCCACAATGGACTCAAAAATTTGGTTATGGCAATTTTATACACCTTGATCACTACAAGGCTGGATATGCGCGAATGATGCAGGGAGATAAATTTTTCCGAGAAATAAAATCGAACTGCTGGGCCGCTGAAGAACGAATACGCGACTATGAAAAATATCAAACACAGCTTCAGGTAGTTTGTACGATACCTGTTCTATTCGGCTATCATGCTCAGCCTAGACATGGACTGGAAATTTCAGAGTATCTCAATGATCATATCGCTGACTTAGTGACCAAGTATCCAAAAAATTACATTGGATTAGCTACTTTGCCTATGCAAGATGCAGATTTAGCCATTCTGGAGCTTGAGCGATGCAAACAGTTAGGTTTTAAGGGTATTCAGATAGGCTCGAATATCAATGATAAGAATTTAAGTGAAGAAGAGTTTTTCCCTATCTTTCAAGCCTGTGAGCGATTGGATATGGCCATTATGGTGCATCCCTGGAATATGATGGGTAAAGGACAGATGGATAAATATTGGCTGCCATGGTTAGTCGCTATGCCAGCTGAAACTACTCGAGCTGCATGTTCCATGATATTTTCTGGTTTATTGGAGAAACTACCAAAACTAAGAGTTATGTTCTCTCATGCTGGAGGTGCATTTATTTTTACCCTAGGTAGAATCGAACATGGTTTTTATTGTCGCCCAGATTTAGTAGCTATTGATAATAATGTTCCTCCAAGTAATTATTTGGGGAAATTTTGGGTAGATAGTATCACGCATGATGCAGATGCTTTGAGGTATATTATATCTAAAGTAGGTACGGATAAGATTTGTTTAGGAAGTGATTATCCTTTTCCGCTAGGCGATTTAGAGATAGGTAAGTTTATAACAGAAATGGGATTGAGCGATATGGATGTAGAAAACATTTTTCAAAATTCAATTGTTGATTGGCTAAAGTTAGATTTGAGTTTATATAAATAA
- a CDS encoding DUF2520 domain-containing protein codes for MKSYRVVIIGAGNVAYHLIRSVTSSGNKLVQICNRTLGNIQNVSQTNITGNLNAITNDADIYIICVKDIAIAEIASKINLGNKLIVHTSGNRSMDLLKGSSSNYGVFYPIQSFTKNIPINFKKIPLIIEANNDQAQEMLVDFSRTISEQVILMNEENRQKLNVAGVFVNNFTNYIYSLAFDYLKNENMDFNILQPLIKNTVDKLSLGNPKDMQTGPAVRNDQETIQAHLALLDDYPQLKDIYKEVTQSIIHYHKKV; via the coding sequence ATGAAATCGTACAGAGTAGTTATCATTGGAGCTGGTAATGTGGCCTATCATTTAATAAGAAGTGTCACCTCTTCTGGGAATAAATTAGTGCAGATATGTAACAGAACACTTGGAAATATTCAGAACGTATCTCAAACTAATATCACAGGAAATTTAAATGCCATAACAAATGATGCTGATATCTATATTATCTGTGTAAAAGATATAGCGATAGCAGAAATTGCTAGTAAGATCAATCTAGGTAATAAGCTCATAGTGCATACTTCAGGGAATAGAAGTATGGATTTATTAAAAGGATCCAGCTCCAATTATGGCGTATTCTACCCTATCCAATCTTTCACAAAAAATATACCTATAAACTTTAAGAAAATACCCCTCATCATTGAAGCGAATAATGACCAAGCACAAGAAATGCTAGTAGATTTTTCTCGTACTATTTCCGAACAAGTCATTTTAATGAATGAAGAGAACCGTCAGAAATTAAATGTAGCAGGAGTTTTTGTCAATAATTTCACAAACTATATATATTCCCTTGCCTTTGATTATTTGAAAAATGAAAACATGGACTTCAATATTTTACAACCATTGATAAAAAACACGGTCGATAAGCTGAGCCTTGGAAATCCGAAGGATATGCAAACAGGACCCGCAGTGCGCAATGATCAAGAAACCATTCAAGCACATTTAGCTCTTTTAGACGACTATCCCCAGCTAAAAGACATCTATAAAGAGGTAACACAAAGCATAATTCATTATCACAAAAAAGTCTAG
- a CDS encoding beta-lactamase family protein: MKQENILCLFIDAFKQIVLKKPRNYVEKPIFLHGMLVRGILLVFIVGLGLASTSFHSLTKAAPKGLLLRKQRITAMLEENSRKNANNQVVDLVYKEFKIDSIFRTLSSNNRFNGCVLVAQHGQIIYKNSFGIANPILNEPLNTNSVFQLASVSKTITGVAVLQLIEDEKLGLDDFVSLYFPSFPYTNVTVRNLLSHTSGIPDYIKLNPSLYSTNTGYINNEDALNALVVANLPPSFSPGSRFRYNNSNYALLALLVEKITGVSFPQYVKTNIFDPLGMTNSFVAHPEKIWEMSNRTFGFSGRSMASNDMFDGVFGDKGAYSTVEDMYKFDRALYPNILLKEETLKMAFTNNVFDGRSNKKYGLGFRLREDQNNQKIIYHNGWWHGYRTAFHRRETDNSCVIILSNRLDRCVYAQAKQLFNILDNYYAGEMSEGEHDEPNDE, encoded by the coding sequence ATGAAACAGGAAAATATTTTATGTCTCTTTATCGATGCATTTAAGCAAATTGTGTTGAAAAAACCTCGCAATTATGTGGAAAAACCTATATTTTTGCATGGTATGTTAGTTAGAGGTATATTACTTGTATTTATAGTGGGTTTAGGTCTTGCTAGTACTAGTTTCCATAGCCTGACTAAAGCTGCACCCAAGGGTCTATTGCTAAGAAAGCAACGTATAACTGCGATGCTAGAGGAAAACAGTCGAAAAAATGCCAATAACCAAGTCGTTGACTTAGTTTATAAAGAGTTCAAAATCGATAGTATTTTTAGAACCCTCTCCAGTAATAATCGCTTCAATGGGTGTGTTTTAGTAGCTCAGCATGGTCAGATAATTTATAAAAATTCTTTTGGTATAGCTAATCCTATTCTGAATGAACCTTTGAATACAAATTCAGTTTTTCAGTTAGCATCGGTATCGAAGACGATAACAGGTGTGGCTGTTTTGCAGCTCATAGAGGATGAAAAGCTGGGGTTGGATGACTTTGTCAGTTTATATTTCCCTTCCTTCCCTTATACTAACGTTACGGTGAGAAATCTATTAAGTCATACCAGTGGAATTCCAGATTATATTAAACTAAATCCTTCATTATATTCTACCAATACTGGGTATATCAACAATGAAGATGCATTGAATGCCCTTGTAGTGGCTAATTTGCCTCCTTCCTTTTCTCCAGGAAGTCGTTTTCGGTATAATAATTCTAATTATGCGCTTTTAGCCTTGCTGGTAGAGAAAATAACGGGGGTTTCATTTCCTCAATATGTCAAAACAAATATTTTTGACCCATTAGGCATGACGAATTCTTTTGTTGCCCATCCAGAAAAGATTTGGGAAATGAGTAATAGAACATTCGGATTTTCTGGAAGAAGTATGGCGTCTAATGATATGTTCGATGGTGTTTTTGGAGATAAAGGCGCCTATAGTACCGTAGAAGATATGTATAAATTCGACAGAGCACTCTATCCAAATATACTGTTAAAGGAGGAGACTTTAAAAATGGCATTTACAAATAATGTTTTTGATGGTCGTTCTAATAAGAAGTATGGCTTAGGATTTCGATTGAGAGAAGATCAAAATAATCAAAAGATAATATACCACAACGGCTGGTGGCATGGCTATCGTACTGCATTTCATAGACGTGAGACAGACAATAGTTGTGTAATCATCCTGTCAAATAGATTGGATCGCTGCGTTTATGCTCAGGCTAAGCAGCTTTTCAATATTCTTGATAACTATTATGCAGGAGAAATGTCAGAGGGAGAGCATGACGAGCCTAATGATGAGTAG
- a CDS encoding alkaline phosphatase family protein — translation MPDWTFQLGSCALKAFPFYLYSFQIFNTMESRPADLMIWMGDHVYMLKPWQWNSKEAMIKAYQRQRSNAKLDSFMKSRPQYAIWDDHDYGPNNAGAEFFNKDTARQVFKEMWPHQPQADDKEGIYFNFKHNEAEFFMLDVRYFKILDSQLLGEKQMEWLLAELKKSDAKFKFIVSGIQVLCDGGYENFRKYPKEFTQLMTFLDEHKIEGVVFTSGDVHYTEATCVQRENAYPLYDFTLSPLTSFPINYFSHNNNRIEGTKFNTHNFGEISFSGEESNRCCDIKAFNMKGDVLWSFKVFEKDLKY, via the coding sequence ATGCCTGACTGGACTTTTCAACTAGGTTCTTGCGCCCTTAAAGCATTTCCTTTTTATCTTTATAGCTTTCAAATATTCAATACTATGGAGTCTCGACCAGCAGACCTCATGATCTGGATGGGCGACCATGTATATATGCTCAAGCCATGGCAGTGGAATTCGAAAGAAGCTATGATTAAGGCATATCAAAGGCAGCGAAGCAATGCCAAGTTAGATAGCTTTATGAAGTCGCGTCCGCAATATGCTATCTGGGATGATCATGACTATGGACCTAATAACGCAGGTGCTGAATTTTTCAATAAAGATACCGCGAGACAAGTATTCAAGGAGATGTGGCCCCATCAACCTCAAGCTGATGATAAAGAAGGAATCTATTTTAACTTTAAGCACAACGAGGCGGAGTTCTTTATGCTCGATGTGCGCTACTTTAAGATCCTAGACTCCCAACTATTAGGCGAAAAACAAATGGAATGGCTTTTAGCCGAATTGAAAAAATCAGATGCCAAATTTAAATTCATTGTTTCAGGTATTCAAGTTTTATGTGATGGTGGCTATGAAAATTTCAGAAAATATCCAAAGGAATTCACCCAACTGATGACATTTTTAGATGAACATAAAATAGAAGGGGTTGTTTTCACTTCTGGTGACGTGCATTATACCGAAGCCACTTGTGTACAACGTGAAAATGCATATCCACTTTATGACTTTACACTTTCACCCTTGACCTCCTTTCCTATTAATTATTTCAGTCATAATAACAATCGTATAGAAGGCACGAAATTCAACACGCATAATTTTGGTGAGATTTCGTTTTCTGGAGAAGAGTCTAATCGCTGCTGCGATATCAAAGCTTTCAATATGAAAGGGGATGTATTATGGTCATTTAAAGTTTTTGAAAAGGATTTGAAGTATTAG
- a CDS encoding FtsX-like permease family protein: protein MIVWLAFKNIFSRPLTASLNIIIFATGIGIISMLSLVQRQFEDKFEKSIEGIDMVMGASGSPLQLILSAVYHIDAPTGNIPLDEAEKWMQHPYIASAVPMAYGDSYMGFPMLGSDSSYISHFGAKLSAGKLNNQNYEVVVGSDVAKKLRINLGDKFHSTHGQEEGGEEHEDVKWVVTGVLAPTGKAIDRIIISNIESVWDIHGENGCTHEHEDGEECHHHAHESSKEITAVLLKYRNPMAAMQLPRLIREQSKNLQLAQPAIEVNRLFSLLGIGIEAIRYLAFFIMGLSAISIFISIYNTLKERMFELAMMRTLGASRWKVFTLLLSEGVIYSVIGYFSGLVLGILGFKFIASLAENEYQMSFNQLTLDFQQQAILLMVSIFIGILAAILPAIKSYFIQISSTLSHE from the coding sequence ATGATAGTTTGGTTGGCATTTAAGAATATTTTTTCCAGACCATTGACGGCATCGTTGAATATTATCATATTCGCCACTGGAATAGGCATTATCTCTATGCTGAGTCTTGTACAGCGGCAGTTTGAAGATAAATTTGAAAAAAGTATTGAAGGGATAGATATGGTTATGGGTGCTTCAGGTAGTCCTTTGCAGCTAATTTTATCAGCAGTATATCATATTGATGCGCCTACTGGTAATATTCCTCTAGATGAGGCTGAGAAATGGATGCAACACCCATACATAGCTTCAGCAGTGCCTATGGCTTACGGAGATTCATATATGGGCTTCCCTATGTTGGGCTCTGATTCCAGTTATATCTCACATTTTGGAGCTAAGCTATCCGCTGGAAAGCTAAATAATCAAAACTATGAAGTAGTTGTAGGCTCTGATGTAGCTAAGAAACTGAGAATTAATCTAGGAGATAAGTTTCACAGCACCCATGGACAGGAAGAGGGGGGAGAAGAGCATGAAGATGTCAAGTGGGTTGTAACAGGAGTATTAGCGCCCACTGGAAAAGCTATTGATCGAATAATTATTTCAAATATTGAAAGTGTATGGGATATCCATGGCGAGAATGGATGCACCCATGAACACGAGGATGGAGAAGAATGTCATCATCATGCTCATGAATCATCAAAAGAAATTACAGCAGTCTTGTTAAAATACAGAAACCCTATGGCCGCTATGCAATTGCCTCGATTGATTCGAGAACAGTCAAAAAATCTGCAGTTAGCTCAGCCAGCTATAGAAGTGAATCGGCTATTTTCCCTATTAGGCATAGGTATAGAAGCTATACGATACCTAGCTTTTTTCATAATGGGTTTATCCGCTATTAGTATTTTTATTTCTATTTACAATACCTTGAAGGAAAGAATGTTCGAATTAGCTATGATGCGTACATTAGGAGCCTCACGATGGAAGGTATTTACCCTCCTCCTTTCCGAAGGCGTTATTTATAGTGTTATCGGTTATTTCTCAGGTTTAGTATTAGGAATTTTAGGTTTTAAATTCATTGCAAGCTTAGCCGAGAATGAATATCAAATGTCATTTAATCAACTTACACTTGATTTTCAACAACAGGCTATTCTATTAATGGTTTCGATTTTTATAGGAATACTAGCCGCAATACTTCCTGCAATCAAATCCTATTTTATACAAATTTCTTCAACCTTGTCTCATGAGTAA